Proteins encoded within one genomic window of Panicum virgatum strain AP13 chromosome 1N, P.virgatum_v5, whole genome shotgun sequence:
- the LOC120655455 gene encoding uncharacterized protein LOC120655455: MPLLLLRPMACATATAAAAAPAPVAFPRPPPSSRLRCSHLPSAFPRLRKYGRRHREPVPVAAPTSDDDDEEEDGDYDEDEEGMEMEVDEEEFLATRPKPAGFGEGKTYSTDIEEQLLREMGLGGARRGGDAASAKRREGNSPGKETGTDLNDNGVQVRIWNLPKKKNIHKDLKQAFKGFPGLLSIDPAVSANKKTRDPICKGFAYLKLESTEAATRFVEIYSRKPVAFGKVEKPISCCIVDGNSSVEPSNKVSHAISLPRLKRQNLVAAS, encoded by the exons ATGCCACTCCTGCTGCTACGGCCAATGGcgtgcgccaccgccaccgcagcggcggccgcgccggcgccggtcgcGTTCCCGCGGCCCCCGCCGTCCTCGCGGCTCCGCTGCTCCCACCTCCCCTCCGCGTTCCCGCGCCTGAGGAAGTacgggcgccgccaccgcgagcCCGTGCCCGTGGCCGCCCCcacctccgatgacgacgacgaggaggaggacggggactacgacgaggacgaggaaggGATGGAGATGGAGGTAGACGAGGAGGAGTTCCTGGCGACGCGGCCCAAGCCGGCGGGTTTCGGCGAGGGGAAGACGTACTCCACCGACATCGAGGAGCAGCTCCTCCGGGAGATGGGcctcggcggggcgcggcgcggaggcgacGCGGCCTCGGCTAAGCGCCGGGAAGGGAATAGTCCCGGCAAAGAAACAGGCACAG ATCTCAATGACAATGGTGTTCAAGTTCGTATTTGGAACctcccaaaaaagaaaaacatacaCAAGGACCTGAAGCAAGCTTTTAAAGGGTTTCCTGGTCTTTTATCTATAGATCCAGCAGTTTCAGCAAATAAGAAAACTCGCGACCCTATCTGTAAGGGGTTTGCTTATCTTAAACTGGAGTCTACAGAAGCTGCAACCAG ATTCGTTGAGATATACTCTCGTAAACCTGTGGCATTTGGCAAGGTTGAGAAGCCAATCAGTTGTTGCATTGTCGATGGGAACAGCTCTGTTGAGCCTTCAAATAAAGTGTCCCATGCGATCTCTCTACCAAGACTGAAGCGCCAAAATTTGGTGGCGGCAAGCTGA